The Pseudomonas sp. FP2309 genome has a window encoding:
- a CDS encoding VWA domain-containing protein has product MLLNLFNEMRAAKVPVSVRELLDLINALKQRVTFADMDEFYYLARAILVKDERHFDKFDRAFAAYFNGLEKLDDHLQALIPEDWLRKEFERSLTDEERAQIQSLGGLDKLIEEFKKRLEEQKERHAGGNKWIGTGGTSPFGSGGYNPEGIRVGDAGKRQGKAVKVWDQREYKNLDDQVELGTRNIKIALRRLRKFARQGAADELDIDGTIDHTARDAGLLNIQMRPERRNTIKLLLLFDIGGSMDAHVKICEELFSACKTEFKHLEYFYFHNFVYESVWKNNQRRTSERTSTQDLLHKYGADYKVIFIGDASMAPYEITQAGGSVEHWNEEPGYVWMQRFMAKYKKLIWINPYPKDTWGYTASTAIVRELVEDQMYPLTLRGLEEGMRFLSK; this is encoded by the coding sequence ATGCTGCTCAACCTGTTCAATGAGATGCGCGCGGCCAAGGTGCCGGTCTCGGTGCGCGAGCTGCTCGACCTGATCAACGCGCTCAAGCAGCGCGTGACCTTCGCCGACATGGACGAGTTTTACTACCTGGCCCGCGCGATCCTGGTCAAGGACGAGCGGCATTTCGACAAGTTCGACCGCGCGTTCGCCGCCTATTTCAATGGCCTGGAAAAGCTCGACGACCACTTGCAGGCGCTGATCCCCGAAGACTGGCTGCGCAAGGAATTCGAACGCTCGCTGACCGACGAGGAGCGCGCGCAGATCCAATCCCTCGGCGGCCTGGACAAGCTCATCGAGGAATTCAAGAAACGCCTGGAAGAACAGAAAGAACGCCATGCCGGCGGTAACAAATGGATCGGCACCGGCGGCACCAGCCCGTTCGGCTCCGGCGGCTACAACCCGGAAGGCATTCGCGTCGGTGACGCCGGCAAGCGCCAGGGCAAGGCCGTAAAAGTCTGGGACCAGCGCGAGTACAAGAACCTCGACGACCAGGTTGAATTGGGCACACGCAATATCAAGATCGCCCTGCGCCGCCTGCGCAAATTCGCGCGCCAGGGCGCGGCCGACGAACTGGACATCGACGGCACCATCGACCACACCGCCCGCGATGCCGGGTTATTGAACATCCAGATGCGCCCGGAGCGGCGCAACACCATCAAGCTGTTGCTGCTGTTCGATATCGGCGGTTCGATGGACGCCCACGTGAAAATCTGCGAAGAGCTGTTCTCAGCCTGCAAGACCGAGTTCAAGCACCTGGAGTATTTCTACTTCCACAACTTCGTGTACGAATCGGTGTGGAAGAACAACCAGCGCCGCACTTCCGAACGCACCTCCACCCAGGACCTGCTGCACAAATACGGCGCCGACTACAAAGTGATCTTTATCGGCGATGCGTCGATGGCGCCGTATGAAATCACCCAGGCCGGCGGCAGCGTCGAACACTGGAACGAGGAGCCGGGGTACGTATGGATGCAGCGCTTCATGGCCAAGTACAAGAAGCTGATCTGGATAAATCCGTACCCGAAGGACACCTGGGGCTATACGGCATCGACCGCGATCGTGCGGGAACTGGTGGAGGATCAGATGTATCCGCTGACCCTGCGCGGGCTTGAGGAAGGGATGCGCTTCCTGTCGAAGTAA
- a CDS encoding DUF2937 family protein, producing MLLSYLRLVLFAIGLLVGVQVPGFINDYAKRVEAHLIEAQTGLRGFESTAQQFFKGDLQALVAHYRASDDPVFQSDANSLGAMLDRQVALDKQFQAMQGPWYIRALQVAVAADPDIRQETWNGYSYQILLTPEAMGWGLGGAMLLSFGIECLFRLIDWIVLGGKRMRQSRPIEERDLKGL from the coding sequence ATGTTGCTCAGCTATCTGCGGTTGGTGCTGTTTGCTATTGGCCTGTTGGTCGGTGTGCAGGTGCCGGGGTTTATCAACGATTACGCCAAGCGCGTCGAAGCCCACTTGATCGAGGCCCAGACCGGCCTGCGTGGGTTTGAATCCACCGCGCAACAGTTCTTCAAGGGCGACTTGCAGGCGCTGGTGGCGCACTACCGCGCCAGCGATGACCCGGTGTTCCAGAGCGATGCCAACAGCCTGGGCGCAATGCTCGATCGGCAAGTGGCCCTGGATAAACAATTCCAGGCCATGCAGGGCCCGTGGTACATCCGCGCCCTGCAGGTGGCGGTGGCTGCCGACCCGGATATCCGCCAGGAAACCTGGAACGGCTACAGCTACCAGATCCTGCTGACCCCCGAGGCCATGGGCTGGGGCCTGGGCGGGGCGATGCTGTTGTCGTTCGGCATCGAATGCCTGTTCCGCCTGATCGACTGGATCGTGTTGGGCGGCAAGCGCATGCGCCAGAGCCGGCCGATCGAAGAGCGTGACCTCAAAGGCCTCTAA
- a CDS encoding 5-oxoprolinase subunit PxpA, with translation MSRLLLNCDIGESFGNWTMGLDAEVMPFIDCANVACGFHAGDPSIMRKTVSLALKHGVKVGAHPAYQDLQGFGRRSMAYTPQEIQDLLHYQIGALDGICRAQGGRVSYVKPHGAMYNVMMANPTQLRAVIQAVAAYGDLPLMLLATRDNSAAQALGDEYGVTLWFEAFADRAYDSKGHLVSRQLPGAVHHEAETILKQALTLSRGEALTASDGSPLVLHAHTLCVHGDNASSVAAVQRIREALKLA, from the coding sequence GTGAGCCGCCTTCTACTCAATTGCGACATCGGCGAAAGCTTTGGCAACTGGACTATGGGTCTGGATGCCGAAGTCATGCCGTTCATCGATTGCGCCAACGTAGCCTGCGGCTTCCATGCCGGTGACCCGAGCATCATGCGCAAGACCGTCAGCCTGGCGCTCAAGCATGGCGTAAAAGTGGGCGCGCACCCTGCGTATCAAGACCTGCAAGGCTTCGGCCGTCGCTCCATGGCCTACACCCCCCAGGAAATCCAGGACCTGCTGCACTACCAGATCGGCGCCCTCGACGGCATCTGCCGGGCTCAGGGCGGGCGGGTCAGCTACGTCAAACCCCACGGTGCGATGTACAACGTCATGATGGCCAACCCCACCCAACTGCGCGCGGTGATCCAGGCCGTGGCCGCTTATGGCGACCTGCCGCTGATGCTGCTGGCCACCCGGGACAACAGCGCGGCCCAGGCCCTGGGCGATGAATATGGCGTGACCTTGTGGTTCGAAGCCTTCGCTGACCGCGCCTACGACAGCAAAGGCCACCTGGTGTCCCGCCAGTTGCCGGGCGCGGTGCATCACGAAGCCGAGACCATTCTGAAGCAGGCCCTGACCCTGTCCCGCGGCGAAGCGCTGACCGCCAGTGACGGCAGCCCGCTGGTACTGCACGCGCATACCTTGTGTGTGCATGGCGATAACGCCAGCTCGGTCGCGGCCGTGCAGCGTATTCGCGAGGCGTTGAAACTCGCATGA
- a CDS encoding MoxR family ATPase, with translation MKFEGTQAYVATDDLKLAVNAAITLERPLLVKGEPGTGKTMLAEQLAESFGAKLITWHIKSTTKAHQGLYEYDAVSRLRDSQLGVDKVHDVRNYLKKGKLWEAFESEERVILLIDEIDKADIEFPNDLLQELDKMEFYVYEIDETIKAKKRPIIIITSNNEKELPDAFLRRCFFHYIAFPDRTTLQKIVDVHYPDIKKDLVSEALDVFFDVRKVPGLKKKPSTSELVDWLKLLMADNIGEAVLRERDPTKAIPPLAGALVKNEQDVQLLERLAFMSRRGNR, from the coding sequence ATGAAGTTCGAAGGCACCCAGGCCTACGTTGCAACCGACGACCTGAAACTGGCCGTGAATGCCGCCATTACCCTGGAGCGACCACTGCTGGTCAAGGGCGAGCCCGGCACCGGCAAGACCATGCTCGCCGAGCAACTGGCCGAATCCTTCGGTGCCAAGCTGATCACCTGGCACATCAAGTCCACCACCAAGGCCCACCAGGGCCTGTACGAGTACGATGCGGTCAGCCGCCTGCGCGACTCGCAACTGGGCGTGGACAAAGTGCATGACGTGCGCAATTACCTGAAGAAAGGCAAGCTGTGGGAAGCGTTCGAGTCCGAAGAGCGGGTGATCCTGCTGATCGATGAAATCGACAAGGCCGATATCGAATTCCCCAACGACCTGTTGCAGGAACTCGACAAGATGGAGTTCTACGTCTACGAAATCGACGAGACCATCAAGGCCAAGAAACGCCCGATCATCATCATTACCTCCAACAACGAAAAAGAGCTGCCGGACGCGTTTCTGCGCCGCTGCTTCTTCCACTACATCGCCTTTCCCGACCGCACCACCCTGCAGAAAATCGTTGATGTGCACTACCCCGACATCAAGAAAGACCTGGTCAGCGAAGCACTGGACGTGTTCTTCGACGTGCGTAAAGTGCCGGGCCTGAAGAAAAAACCGTCCACCTCCGAGCTGGTCGACTGGCTCAAGCTGCTGATGGCCGACAACATCGGCGAAGCGGTGCTGCGCGAGCGCGACCCCACCAAAGCCATCCCGCCCCTGGCCGGTGCTCTGGTCAAGAACGAGCAGGACGTGCAGTTGCTGGAGCGTCTGGCGTTCATGAGCCGTCGCGGTAACCGCTGA
- a CDS encoding LysR family transcriptional regulator: MNLKFLETFVWVAKLKSFRLTAEKLFTTQASISSRIAVLEGELGVKLFLRDSRGVSLTPEGVKVLDYAEQMMATMQDLKQSLETTSSKVGRIRIGAMDTVIHTWLSPLVAELMDHFPLVEIELVADTALNLSDQLQKGFLDLILQTDLLRLETVRSLELGSHPMAWIVANQSIYHRDYASLAELAQERIITYSKNSHPHQDVLSLMQANGVAAPRMNCVNSVSAITRLLRDGFGIGALPPVLVSEELARGELVMLPMAQRLPNLQVVVSWRVGVELVEEIVGLCQKVVARYAKEVGEERMVLPPLAKPD, from the coding sequence ATGAATTTGAAGTTCCTCGAAACCTTCGTCTGGGTGGCCAAGCTCAAAAGTTTTCGCCTGACCGCCGAAAAACTGTTCACCACCCAGGCCTCGATCTCCAGCCGCATTGCCGTGCTGGAGGGCGAACTGGGGGTTAAGCTGTTTCTGCGTGATTCACGCGGCGTGAGCCTGACCCCGGAAGGCGTGAAGGTGCTCGATTACGCCGAGCAGATGATGGCGACCATGCAGGATTTGAAGCAGTCCCTGGAGACCACCAGCAGCAAAGTCGGGCGTATTCGCATCGGCGCGATGGACACGGTGATCCACACGTGGCTCAGCCCATTGGTGGCCGAATTGATGGACCATTTCCCGCTGGTTGAAATCGAATTGGTCGCCGATACCGCGCTCAACCTCAGCGATCAGCTGCAAAAAGGCTTCCTCGACCTGATCCTGCAAACCGACCTGCTGCGCCTCGAAACCGTGCGCAGCCTGGAACTGGGCAGCCACCCCATGGCCTGGATCGTGGCCAACCAGTCCATCTACCACCGCGATTATGCATCCCTCGCTGAACTGGCCCAGGAACGCATCATCACCTACTCGAAAAACTCCCACCCGCACCAGGATGTACTGAGCCTGATGCAGGCCAACGGCGTCGCCGCGCCACGGATGAACTGCGTGAATTCGGTGTCGGCGATCACGCGATTGCTGCGCGACGGGTTTGGGATTGGCGCCCTGCCACCGGTGCTGGTCAGCGAAGAACTGGCCCGGGGGGAATTGGTGATGCTGCCGATGGCGCAGCGCTTGCCGAATTTGCAGGTGGTGGTGTCGTGGCGCGTGGGGGTGGAGCTGGTGGAGGAGATTGTGGGGCTGTGCCAGAAGGTGGTGGCGCGGTACGCCAAGGAAGTCGGCGAAGAGCGGATGGTGCTGCCTCCCCTGGCGAAACCCGATTAA
- a CDS encoding class II glutamine amidotransferase, with protein sequence MCELLGMSANVPTDIVFSFTGLMQRGGRTGPHRDGWGIAFYEGRGLRLFQDPAASSESEVALLVQRYPIKSEVVIGHIRQANVGKVSLANTHPFVRELWGRNWCFAHNGQLADFTPRATFYRPVGDTDSEAAFCDLLNRVREAFPEPVDIERMLPDLIAACAEYRSKGVFNCLLSDGDWLFCYCSTKLAQITRRAPFGPARLKDVDVIVDFQAETTPNDVVTVIATEPLTDNENWTRYEPGQWSLWRRGECVSQGITE encoded by the coding sequence ATGTGTGAATTATTGGGCATGAGTGCCAACGTCCCCACCGATATCGTGTTCAGCTTTACCGGGCTGATGCAGCGCGGTGGGCGCACCGGCCCCCACCGCGACGGTTGGGGCATCGCGTTCTACGAAGGCCGTGGCCTGCGTCTGTTCCAGGACCCGGCGGCCAGCAGCGAGTCGGAAGTCGCGCTGCTGGTGCAGCGTTACCCCATCAAAAGTGAAGTGGTGATCGGCCATATCCGCCAGGCCAACGTGGGCAAGGTGAGCCTGGCCAATACTCACCCGTTCGTGCGCGAACTGTGGGGGCGCAACTGGTGTTTTGCGCATAACGGCCAACTGGCGGATTTCACCCCCCGCGCCACCTTCTATCGGCCGGTGGGCGATACCGACAGCGAAGCGGCGTTCTGTGATTTGCTCAACCGCGTGCGTGAAGCGTTTCCCGAGCCGGTGGACATTGAGCGCATGCTGCCAGACCTGATCGCCGCCTGCGCCGAATACCGCAGCAAAGGTGTGTTCAATTGCCTGCTCAGCGACGGCGACTGGCTGTTTTGCTACTGCTCGACCAAACTGGCACAGATCACCCGCCGCGCGCCCTTTGGCCCCGCGCGCTTGAAAGATGTCGACGTGATCGTCGATTTTCAGGCCGAAACCACCCCCAATGACGTGGTGACGGTGATCGCCACCGAGCCATTGACCGACAATGAAAACTGGACCCGCTACGAACCGGGCCAATGGAGCCTGTGGCGACGCGGTGAATGCGTCAGCCAGGGCATTACCGAGTAG
- a CDS encoding biotin-dependent carboxyltransferase family protein, translated as MSRLIIEASTPLCLLQDAGRFGVRHLGVTQGGALDWVSMSWANWLLGNALDAPVVEITLGGFTVQAEAYCLLALAGADLGAYIDERAISPGRSFILQKGQRLRFTQPFNGARAYLAAPGGFEAPDVLGSCATVVREGLGGPDGFGKALAEGGLLAYLGTGGAMKVLSQPTLPAKAPLEVIVGAQIGQFSGQSLFDAFNTDWSLDSRADRMGMRLLGTPLQYQGPSLISEGIPLGAIQVPPDGQPIVLLNDRQTIGGYPRLGALTPLALARLAQCLPGETVRLAPVVQETAHRQHVEYLQRLSTA; from the coding sequence ATGAGTCGCTTGATCATCGAGGCCAGCACGCCTTTGTGCCTGTTGCAGGACGCCGGTCGTTTTGGCGTACGCCACCTGGGCGTGACCCAGGGCGGTGCGCTTGATTGGGTGTCGATGTCGTGGGCCAACTGGTTGCTGGGCAACGCATTGGACGCGCCGGTGGTGGAGATCACCCTGGGCGGCTTTACCGTGCAGGCCGAGGCGTATTGCCTGCTGGCGTTGGCCGGTGCCGATCTGGGCGCGTATATCGACGAGCGCGCGATCAGCCCTGGGCGCAGTTTTATCCTGCAAAAGGGCCAGCGGTTGCGCTTTACCCAGCCGTTCAATGGCGCGCGCGCTTACCTGGCCGCACCGGGCGGGTTCGAGGCGCCGGATGTGCTGGGCAGTTGCGCGACGGTGGTGCGCGAGGGGTTGGGCGGGCCGGACGGCTTCGGCAAAGCGTTGGCCGAAGGCGGGCTCCTGGCTTACCTGGGCACAGGCGGGGCGATGAAGGTGTTAAGCCAGCCGACATTGCCTGCCAAGGCGCCCCTTGAGGTGATTGTCGGGGCGCAGATCGGGCAGTTCAGCGGCCAGAGCCTGTTCGATGCGTTCAACACCGACTGGTCCCTGGACAGCCGCGCCGACCGCATGGGCATGCGCCTGCTCGGCACGCCGCTGCAGTACCAGGGGCCGTCGCTGATTTCCGAAGGGATTCCATTGGGCGCGATCCAGGTGCCGCCGGATGGGCAGCCGATTGTGTTGCTCAATGACCGGCAGACCATCGGCGGCTACCCGCGCCTGGGCGCGTTGACGCCATTGGCGCTGGCGCGGCTGGCGCAGTGTCTGCCGGGGGAGACAGTGCGGCTGGCGCCTGTGGTGCAGGAGACGGCGCATCGGCAGCATGTCGAATATTTGCAGCGGCTGAGCACCGCCTGA
- a CDS encoding MFS transporter: protein MAGIAAATRKSRYHSRLFASLAMDTMTENDYLTAWGLYAFAALGCLLVWWRMTRWIWRWLREPLQLLMAVLLFSPTIVDPVKTQFAPAVAITAMDLVLKVGNNAWRAISDLFMYTMIAFGVYLVIVLIRWPIERAAKARQARKAAVDAALAAEPEQDEDDEPFRRPAPVSGMRVEPRL, encoded by the coding sequence GTGGCAGGCATTGCAGCCGCGACACGCAAAAGCCGTTATCATAGCCGCCTCTTTGCCAGCCTTGCCATGGACACCATGACCGAGAACGACTATCTGACCGCTTGGGGCCTTTACGCCTTCGCCGCTTTGGGCTGCCTGTTGGTGTGGTGGCGCATGACCCGCTGGATCTGGCGGTGGCTGCGCGAGCCGCTGCAACTGCTGATGGCGGTGCTGCTGTTCAGCCCGACCATCGTTGACCCGGTCAAGACTCAGTTCGCGCCGGCCGTGGCCATCACCGCCATGGACCTGGTGCTCAAGGTCGGCAATAACGCCTGGCGCGCCATTTCCGATTTGTTCATGTACACGATGATCGCCTTTGGCGTGTACCTGGTGATTGTGTTGATCCGCTGGCCCATCGAGCGTGCGGCCAAGGCGCGCCAGGCGCGCAAGGCCGCCGTCGATGCCGCCCTGGCTGCCGAGCCTGAGCAAGACGAAGACGACGAGCCATTTCGTCGCCCGGCGCCCGTCAGCGGCATGCGGGTCGAACCGCGCCTTTAA
- a CDS encoding S9 family peptidase: MPISNAPIARKAPGPDPYAWLQERDTSEVLEYLKAENAWQEAQLADQAALRETLFEEIKGRILETDLSLPSPWGPYLYYTRTTAGDEYARHYRCRRPADDSNQVDESSEELLLDPNELANGGFFSLGAFSISPDHQRLAYSLDTSGDEIYTLFVKELASGKVSELEFQDCDGSMTWANDSLTLFFGELDDTHRPHKLYRYRLDGTAAQEVFHEPDGRFFLHCYRSSSERQLLLALGSKTTSEVWALDADQPHLAFTCLAPRVEDHEYDVDHGQLNGAWTWFIRSNRDGINYALFVATDIGDVPTEDEWQNLIPHSDEVMLDGVSLNTGAMTLSLRIGGLPVIEVHPEGGTAYRVELPDAAYSLYVQNSLEFVSDRIRLRYEALNRPAQVRQLELASGAQQVLKETPVLGVFNADDYVSQRLWATSADGTQVPISLVVKRDHVGKPTPLYLYGYGAYGSSLDPWFSHARLSLLERGVAFAIAHVRGGGELGEAWYRNGKQEHKQNTFSDFIACAEHLIANGLTTSKQLAISGGSAGGLLIGAVLNQRPELFQAAIAEVPFVDVLNTMLDPELPLTITEYDEWGNPEDPEVYARIKAYAPYENVRAQAYPHLLVIAGYNDSRVQYWEAAKWVAKLRDTKTDDNLLLLKTELGAGHGGMSGRYQGLRDVALEYAFVFKALGLI, encoded by the coding sequence ATGCCTATATCCAACGCCCCGATCGCCCGCAAGGCCCCTGGCCCAGACCCTTACGCCTGGCTGCAGGAGCGTGACACGAGCGAAGTGCTCGAGTACCTCAAGGCCGAAAATGCCTGGCAGGAGGCGCAGCTTGCCGACCAGGCCGCGTTGCGCGAAACCCTGTTCGAAGAGATCAAGGGCCGCATCCTCGAGACCGACCTGTCGCTGCCCTCGCCATGGGGCCCGTACCTGTATTACACGCGCACCACCGCCGGTGACGAATATGCCCGCCACTACCGCTGCCGCCGCCCGGCCGATGACAGCAACCAGGTCGACGAGAGCAGCGAAGAGCTGCTGCTGGACCCGAACGAACTGGCCAACGGCGGCTTTTTCTCCCTCGGAGCGTTCAGCATCAGCCCCGATCACCAGCGCCTGGCCTACAGCCTGGACACCAGCGGCGATGAGATCTACACCCTGTTCGTGAAGGAATTGGCCAGCGGCAAGGTCAGCGAACTGGAGTTCCAGGACTGCGACGGCAGCATGACCTGGGCCAATGACAGCCTGACCCTGTTTTTCGGCGAACTGGACGACACCCATCGCCCGCACAAACTGTATCGCTATCGCCTGGATGGCACTGCGGCGCAGGAAGTGTTCCACGAGCCCGACGGCCGTTTCTTCCTGCACTGCTACCGTTCCAGCTCCGAGCGCCAGTTGCTGCTGGCTCTGGGCAGCAAGACCACCAGCGAAGTCTGGGCCCTGGATGCCGACCAGCCACACCTGGCCTTCACCTGCCTGGCGCCTCGGGTCGAGGACCACGAGTACGATGTCGACCACGGCCAGTTGAATGGCGCATGGACCTGGTTTATCCGCAGCAACCGCGACGGCATCAACTATGCACTGTTCGTGGCTACCGACATTGGCGATGTGCCCACCGAAGACGAGTGGCAAAACCTGATCCCCCACAGCGATGAGGTGATGCTCGACGGTGTGAGCCTCAATACCGGCGCCATGACCCTGAGCCTGCGCATCGGTGGCCTGCCGGTGATCGAAGTGCACCCGGAAGGTGGGACGGCGTACCGCGTGGAATTGCCCGACGCCGCCTACAGCCTCTACGTGCAAAACAGCCTGGAGTTTGTCAGCGACAGGATCCGCCTGCGCTACGAAGCCCTGAACCGCCCGGCCCAGGTGCGTCAGCTGGAACTGGCCAGCGGCGCGCAACAGGTGCTCAAGGAAACCCCGGTGCTGGGCGTGTTCAACGCTGACGATTACGTCAGTCAGCGCCTCTGGGCGACGTCCGCCGATGGCACCCAGGTGCCGATCAGCCTGGTGGTCAAGCGCGACCACGTCGGAAAACCGACGCCGTTGTACCTGTATGGCTACGGTGCCTACGGTTCGAGCCTGGACCCCTGGTTCTCCCATGCGCGCCTGAGCCTGCTCGAACGTGGCGTGGCGTTCGCCATTGCGCATGTGCGCGGCGGCGGCGAGCTGGGTGAAGCCTGGTACCGCAACGGCAAGCAGGAACACAAACAGAACACCTTCAGCGACTTTATCGCCTGCGCCGAACACCTGATCGCCAACGGCCTGACCACCTCCAAACAGCTGGCGATCAGCGGCGGCAGCGCCGGTGGCCTGTTGATCGGCGCGGTGCTCAATCAGCGCCCGGAGCTGTTCCAGGCGGCGATTGCCGAAGTGCCGTTCGTCGACGTGCTCAACACCATGCTCGATCCGGAGCTGCCGCTGACCATCACCGAGTACGACGAGTGGGGCAACCCCGAAGACCCTGAGGTGTATGCACGCATCAAGGCCTACGCGCCGTACGAAAACGTTCGGGCCCAGGCTTACCCGCACCTGCTGGTGATCGCCGGCTACAACGACAGCCGCGTGCAGTACTGGGAAGCGGCCAAGTGGGTGGCCAAGCTGCGGGACACCAAGACCGACGACAACCTGCTGCTGCTCAAGACCGAACTGGGCGCCGGCCACGGCGGAATGAGCGGCCGTTACCAGGGATTACGTGACGTAGCACTCGAATATGCATTTGTGTTCAAGGCACTGGGCTTGATTTAG
- the pxpB gene encoding 5-oxoprolinase subunit PxpB → MKPRIEVVAIDCLMVRLFDVIAEANMPWMLAATQRLRNGFGAALVDLVPSYTTLMVHYDLTALTPAQARALIDQALTDLHPQAQGSGQCHVLPVWYDLSVGPELTLLSQRSGLTVDDVIRRHSAHEYQVFALGFAPGFAFMGLVDECLATPRLNTPRKRVAAGSVGIAERQTAAYPVVSPGGWNLIGRTPATLFDRQRDGYSLMQPGDTVRFEPVEHAEFINLGGDDTPLEAQA, encoded by the coding sequence ATGAAGCCACGTATCGAAGTGGTGGCCATCGATTGCTTGATGGTGCGTCTGTTCGACGTGATCGCCGAAGCCAATATGCCCTGGATGCTCGCCGCCACCCAGCGCCTGCGCAACGGGTTCGGCGCGGCGCTGGTGGACCTGGTGCCGTCGTACACCACCTTGATGGTGCATTACGACCTCACCGCGTTGACCCCGGCCCAGGCGCGGGCGCTGATCGACCAAGCGCTGACCGACCTGCATCCCCAGGCCCAGGGCAGCGGCCAGTGCCACGTGCTGCCGGTGTGGTACGACCTGAGCGTCGGCCCCGAGCTGACCTTGCTCAGCCAGCGCAGCGGCTTGACGGTGGACGATGTGATCCGCCGCCACAGCGCCCACGAATATCAGGTGTTCGCCCTCGGTTTCGCCCCCGGCTTTGCCTTTATGGGGCTGGTGGACGAATGCCTGGCCACACCGCGCCTCAATACCCCGCGCAAACGCGTGGCGGCCGGCAGTGTCGGCATCGCCGAGCGGCAAACCGCCGCATACCCGGTGGTTTCCCCGGGCGGCTGGAACCTCATCGGCCGCACCCCGGCCACACTCTTCGACCGCCAGCGCGACGGTTACAGCTTGATGCAACCTGGCGACACCGTGCGCTTTGAACCCGTCGAGCACGCCGAATTTATCAATCTGGGTGGTGATGACACGCCGTTGGAGGCACAGGCATGA